AAGAAGTTTTTCCTCTCCTGAAATGGGTATACTCTAAATAATGGACTGTATTTTGGCAAAATTATaacttatatttgaaattttatgccTCCTTTTTGATAAGGCTGGGGCAAGTCAATGGAATCCTTTTACAGGCTTCCTTGTTCTTTGAACAAAGTAAATTATCTTACACATTGTATTAAGAACTGAATCAGGAGGGAAATTTAGACCTTTTAAGTGATGATCCAGAACCAGGGGAAAATAGAAGGGGGCTCCAATGTACTCCAGGGGCATGACTGTCCAGGTATATTATTGTCCTCAGGTGAAGGCGAAAAGATACTGACTGTCTTGGTCTAGAAACACATTGAAAAAGGCAGAGCAAAGATTCATTAGAGTGAAGCAAGTGGCTTCATGTGGAATTGATGATAAAACGgtttttgggttaatttttgtcaGGAAGTGAGGTATACTTATTTTATTGATGGCCTTAAGGTCTTGAACAAATCAAAATCCTTGTCTGTTTGGCTTCATTTCTTGCTGGATGAGAGTGTTACAAAGGCAGTGCATGGGAAGACCTTTGTAGAAGGCATTCAACTATAAGTTTGAGCTCTTCTTTTGGCATCAAGGGATATTGTGGGAAGTTTGGGTAATGGTTTTGTAGAATGTATCTGAACTTTAATAAGTTCTGCTCCCATTATCTTTCCTATGTCAGTGAAATTTCTAACTCATAAAGGTCAGATGTTGTGTCAAGACATTTATCTGGAGTATCTGTCAAATATAATGCAGAATGTAAAGGTATATGCAGACCACACACAATTGATTATGAATACAGAACTCCTCTGAAAACTCAAGAAATAGTCCCTCTGGTGTGCTTCTAATATAACAATTCTATGTGTAAAGTTAAGTTCTACCCTGTTAGATTGGCAGGTGTGTTGTCATGGAGCAGGAAGTAATGTTTCCAGTCAGAGGGATCAACAGTTACATATAAAGGCCGGGAGACAGGGAAAATCTGTGCGTTATTTGAAATACTGATCACGTGTGTGGGACGTTTATGCCAAGGAAGAGGCTGAGCAAAGGTGGCAGGGTTTATTATAGAAAGAGTAGCAGTTGCATTGATTTTTATTGGAAATGTTTCAGGTATGATTTTTAGGAGACTTTGCCCAACTTTTCAGGCTTGTTATTGAACCCTTAGGTTTATTGTGGTAAGAGAGATCCTGCAGGTCCTCTCCTGGGTCAGTCCAGTCTGCTTTGCCATCCAGAAATGAGCATTGGCAGTTGTGACCAATATGTGTATGATTGATTGGTGTCAAGACAAGTCTGGGGCTTATGCACCCAATAGAAGGCTCAATTCTTCTCTGAATATTTGCTGGTCTTGTCTGAATTTAGAGACATTTTTACAAATAGCTCTTAATTCAGCTCAGGTCCAAGGTTTAAACTCTGAAGTTGTCTGAATACCTGGTGCATGGGGGTGGATCTTCAGAGGCAGCTGGCATTTGGGGTTCTTGGGAGGTTTGTTGGGCAAAGGCAGGGTACCTGGACAAGGGGAATTAAAGGAGGAGTCAGTGGAAttcagaaggagagagagtggcaggagaagaggcagagggagatctGGGAAAGGCAACTGGAGGACTTAATAGAGAAATAAGTCTAGCTGTTTTTTCAAATTGGTCATTAGCTTTGGCCAGAGAATGTTTTAATGAAGCAGCTTTTGATTCAGAGTTTTGTTTGGAAGCCTCCTTATACCAAATCAAAATATGTTGCCCATTGAAACTGAGAAATCTTCTCCCCTTCTTATCGAAGGAGCCTCTCAAATGCACAATTTTGTTCAAGCCAAATCCTCCTTAGTGAAGCTATGAGGAGTTGAATGAGATGACATGTAAGAAGCAGGCATCTTTCCTGGAAGAGTAGAAGCTCTACACTTAAACTACCTCATAAGAGCTGGCAATGGTGAGTAAATGAGGTGCTTGTACATCTCATGACTTAGGCCCCAACGTGACTTCTCTGAATGCAGACTCCAGAGCCTCCACCACCCGACACCAAAGAGAACAATCTCTGGATTAAAGCCAAACTTTCAGGGCAAAAGAAAATCAGGAGAAGAAAACCTCATTTGGTTTTATTGAATATCCACTGCAAAGTGTGTGCAAATGGATGCCAGTCTGATGAGAATGgagttctgccatttgcaacaacgtggatggacctagagtgtattCTGCTTAATGaaattagtcagacagagaaagacatatacactatgttatcactcatatgtggaagctaaaaaataaaacaaataaatgcatagaataaaacaaaaacagactcacatataatgagaacaaagtagtggctgtcaccagggagaggggagggaagaacaAGATGTTAAACCATTTGCCAACCTGCTCATTCAAAAAGAGGAGGGCGCCTGATCATAGTTCCCCATGCTGTGTTCTGTATCCAACAAAGATTTGTCCACATACAACTACGGGTTAGATTCCCCCAAAGGGGCTAGAGCTGCCATCCAGGAAAGGTCAAACTGGGTAGAGGGTTGTTGTAAACTAGTATGGACACTAGGTCCAAAACCctgtaaacaaaacaaatttagcaATTACTCTAttaagggggttggggggaacaGGGGTATGGGCAGTGGTAGGGTGCCCGGAAAAGGATGGCTTTTTAGAGAAAAGTGCTGGCGCTTAGGTTTGAAGCGAATGGGAGGCGGGTAGAGCTGCTTAAGGGTGCCCTCCTTAGAGAAAATCTACGGAGCAGTCTGGCTGTCAGAAAGCACACTGTATTTCAAGCGGCTTTTCTTTGCCCGGGTGAGCTTCCTTTCAGGTGTTTTAGTCAGTCACTGATGAAAATTCTGCAGTGCAGCCTGCATCCATAAAGCATCTGTTCGTATGATTCTTACGGTGTGTGCAAGGGACACAGAGCCAACATCAGAAGACTCTCTCCTGGTCCCCGTTGAGTTGGCCAGGAATTGTGGGAGGCGGTTGATTCAGGGAACAGGCATTTCCGGGTCTTGCGTGGAGGACTATGAGGGCGTTGGGGACGCTGGTGAGGACCTGGACTTGGAGAGGGAGGTAGAGGTTGGAGTGGTGAGTCGGGGAAGGGCTCCGGAAggtgcaagtccaggttgtcgtCGTGGTGAGGAGAGCGTCTCTCTGGACCAGTGTTGGGGGCCCGAGGGGACGGCTCTGAGACTAGGCCCAACAGGTCGAAGCCAGACATACAGCCAGCCGAGGGGCGGAGCCCAGCGACTGAGACTGCAGCAGCATCCGTCCCAGCCGGCAGGAAGTCGGCGTCAGCATCCGCGTCCTCCTCGTTGACCTCTTCTTGGCAGGCGATCTCTGGGACAGCTGCGCACAAGAATCCCGGCTCCAGGGCCATGTACTCCCCGGGAGCGCTCAGGAAACCGGCCCGTCTCAGGCCCTGTCCCCACGGGCCTTCCACACCCGAGCCCGTGAGGGCCTCGGGGACCAGCATGAGGATGCGATCTCCGAGAGACACTTGCCTCACGGACGTGGCCTCGACTTCCAGCAGCAGGTCGACGTCGTCCAGAGGCACGTGCAGGGCACAGCCGGCGGGCAGGACCACCACGAAGATGAGCATGTCCGCGGTAGGGGGCCAGGTCAGGTTGTCCAGGCTGGGCGCCGCCCTGGACTTGGACTCGGGGCCCGCGGGCTCCTCCGTTCGCCGGCGCTTGGCAGGGCCCTGTCCTCCGGGATGCGGTCCCCACCGGCCCGCAGGGGAGGCGCTGGGCCTGCGGGGCCGGCTGCCCATCTTCTCAATGTCGCCGcgggcctggggcctggcagaAGGCGAGGAAGGGCTGGGTCCTGCAGGCAGTGACAGATCGGTTTGACAGGTGAGGCCGACGCAGGGCGGTGGGGCGCAGGACTGTGGGACGAGGGAGGAGCCTTCGGAGCTCAGGGGGCGCCTTTCGGGATCCCTTGGTCCTGGCTTCTAGGGGAGCTGCTGGGCTCGGCTTTGCGTGTGTGACTCTTCAGGTCCTCACGTGGACTGGTTTGCGCAGGAGTGGGCCAAGGATGTTGTGAGTGACGCCGGCGGAACCTGAGTCGCAAAGCGTTCTCACGCTAAGCTCCGCCCCTTCCTAGGCTCCGCCCCTAGAGGTGGAGGCCTCTGTGTTGCCCAGTAGCCCCGGCTGTGGTGGGTTGTTTACTCTAGAGAAATACTTTCATCGACCTCAAGGGGCGGAGCAATCGTGCCGCTCTAGGACTAGGCTTCCTGGGTCGAGTTCCTGGCTTTCCTTGTGTTGACCTCAGATACGGAAAACCTTAACCGGGAAACTGATTCAAGTTCAAGTCCCACCAGTGGAGCGCTGCACCAGGACAGTGAGATGTAGTTCCCTCGTCCCCTGAGACCTCTCCCTGGAAGTGACCTTTTAACTTCTTTTGGTCCAACAGTGAGGTGAATTTTTGGATGACATCCTTAAGCCTCTCCTTGCCTGTGATGTCAATGACTGTCAGATCCCTGAAGGTGGTTGCCAAGAGAAGGTGTGGCTCGACTGCCTAACAAGTGTTAATAGGAGAAAACATCCAATAATGATTCTGGAATAGGTAATACTTTCCTATGGTTTCAGAGGAAGGTGAAACATTTCCTTCCCTGTCCTTTAACCACGTGATTGCTCACTTTGTCCCTTCTTACAAAATAGCTTATATGTTCTCATTTTGAGGGCCACATAGCATTCCTTTGTACTGAATTCCATTTAAATCAGGCTTCCCTCGATGGGCGTTCAAGCTAGTGATTTGTGAATTGGCAGACACTGGCCTTCTCTGGCCAAATGGTGTAAAACGCAGAttctttgctgcatcccagaacCACTGCTCAGAATTCCTGGAGTCATGGGTGTAGGAATTCTCCTTAAGCACCTCCACAAAGATTCTGTTTTGTGAGAAAGTTTAAGATCACTGCATTGGTTTTCATTCAGCATTTGAGGGGTTCAGGAATAGGGCGGTTTATGGTTGAGGTCACATCCCAGCCTGTTAGTGACAAAGTCATGAAGGGAACTCAAACTTCCTGGGCCTTCCTTGAGGGGTTTCCCCTACACTCCTGGTCTGCATCCGCTCTCCTGGATGCATTTCCGGTGTTTCAGCCACGGGCCAAGAAATTCCCCTGCTTAGGTCAGGATGCTGGCTGGGGGAACTTACAGGGGCTGTACACTGGCATAGGGAGCCCTGCCAGGAAACTGAGTTCTCATGGGGTGAATGTGGTTGCCACTGGCACCTTCCTCTATGTTCCCAGGTGATGGGAGCCGTTGCTGTGCGCCTGTTGTTTGGACagagggcggggtggggagatGTTGGGGAGCTTGCAGGAAACAACTACTTTTGTCCTGGAGAATTCTGTTGGCGAAGCTTGAATATCCCATGGTCGGGGAATGTTCAGTGGGGGCTCCATTCAGGAGAGTGAGTGTGAACATGCTCTGTTTTAGGGGCCAGAAGGAGGAAGCCAAACTTGGCCAGGACACAGGGTGGGGCTCGGGGCTGTTGGCCTGGCCAGGGATGGGGCCCTGAACGTGGTGGCTCCTGTCCCAGCCTGGTGCCACCTCTTGTCCACGTCTCTCCTGACCTCAATAGTCTCACATTTGGGCTCATCATTGTTCTGGGCCCTGTGAATCTTCACTGTGCGCTCCTCTCCCAAGGGAATGTGGTCCTGTCCTGAGACAAAGGCAGTTACTGGGGGCCTGGCATAGTCGCACCGGATTTCCTCCTCTGGtcagcccctttctttctttctttctttttttttttaattggccgTGCAGCGAGGCCtgctgggatcttagttccccaccagggaatgaacccgtccccactgcagtggaagcttggagttctaaccactggaccgccagggaatgccCATGGTCAGCCAcgggcaagtcatttcacctttGCTAAGCTCAGTTTCCTTACATGTGAAATGGGGAGAATGCCATGTACTGTGCAGGGGGGttgtgagataatgtatgtaaaatgttcttggaacacagtaagtgcttagtaaatagtAACTATTTACTGATTATGATGTTTATAATCTGTCTTTCCCAGTTGACATTGTCAGCCCTGTTCTCATCATCTTGAATAGTGCCTGGAATGTAGCCGACATTCAATGAATGGTAaacaatatcatcatcatcatcatcatcatcctaaAAAGGGGTCTGATCTGCTAGAAAGTGCTGATCCAGGTGTTTCAGGGCATAACATCTATATAATTGAGGAATGGCTTGCCGAGCACCAGATcagatatctttccttctgccttaCTTTTGTTTACTCTAAGATGTCCAAAGACTGTCAGGATGGATCATCAGGCCCACTCATTGGGCTTTCTTGGTGTCATTCCAACCTGACTATCCAATCAACATGAACTGCTTGAACCACTGTGGGGGCGGAATTAGCAAATAAATCCCGTTTCTGGGTAGGTTACAAGATGGCTGCCGATCGTCCTTCTGATGAGGACTATTCTGCTATCCCCCTAGAATGCGtaactagctttttaaaaattcctatttatttttattcactttaggaataatacctgaatagaaattttagaatatctAAACAGCATAGTCAAAGCTGGAGCTCCCTTCAGTTTCCCACGGACTCCCAATCCAGTATTGATGTGACAAGATCCTTTTCTATGGACTTTCAAACATAACACAGGGGATTTGTTTTCTTCCCGAGTGGCAAAGtattgtgagtctttttctggaATATGTTGGATCTTATTGTTTTTTGGCATTGTCATCCACGAAGTACATTATCCCTTGTGTCTTTAACTGGAGAGGCCTTTTCCAACGTGCAATACAGGCTTTTATATGAAAATGTTGTATAAGAAAAGGCAGCTTCAAGCATCTCTTGTATAGCAACAACTCTGTCTTTCCCTGAAGCAGAATGAGGTACTGGCCCACTCACTCTCTGCTTACCTCACAGTAATACTGGTAATTCTGGTATATTATGTTGTGCTTTCTTTATTTCCTGAACGTGTTACTGGGTGGTGAATTGCATTGAATTAGTGATGCTATCCCAATGATTTGATACGATGATGGCCTGTGTTGTCACACGATTATTAATCCTTTACTATTTTAAGAATGACAAAACTGTCATTGAAGTAGTTATTTGGCCTTTTAAAGGCTGAGGCTGAAGCCAAAtgctgtttggttttcttttgtttttttttaaccaaggacTTCAGCTTCTGTGTTATAAGTGACAGACAATGATTTCTGTATCTTAATTTAGCTTTCTTAGGgaattctcttatgtttttttagttttacaatcatatggtttgcaaatggtcttatttttcttccctttaagaTTTTAAAcatctaatttctttctcttgtctgattttGTTGGCTAGTATCGCCAGTACAATGTCAAATATTATTGGAAGAGTGGCATCTTTTCTTGTTCTAGACTTTGGTAGGACTCCTGCTAGTGTTTGCCTATTAAGCATATTGCACAGAAATAAATGTCATGTCAAAGAATTATCAATGTCCTActgttttattgaatatttaatgtgttattttgaaatatttccaaactTACAGAAACAGTGCCAAAacaatataaagaattctcatttATCCTCTATTAACTTTTAACactttgccacatttgctttatcattcttcATTCCTGTCTCTCAGAAAGACCACAGGATATGTATgcttatatagatagatagataaatatacacatacataaatatttgttccttGAATCATTAGAGAGTAAGTTGTATATATTCAGACTCTTTTCCCCACAATtgttcagtgtgtatttcctaacaCTAATATTctctcatatatattttagaacagttatcaatttaaaaaaaatttaacattgctGCCATGCTTTAATCCATAGTCCATTTTCcaattttgtcaattttactAGCAATACCCTtcattatatatcattatatatctctatctctgtatctatttaaaatttttaaatttagtatttttccttccagctttattgagatataacttacATACAGCACTGtttgtttaaggtgtacagcataatgatttgacttacatacatcatgaaatgattaccacaataagtttagttaaagTCCCTCATCTCCtataggtacaaaattaaagaaatagaaaaaaatttttttcttctgatgagaactctttagatttattctcttatctctaatgtataacatacagcaatgttaattatagttagtgtgctatacattacattatcctagtacttatttatcttataagtggaagtttgtacctttggtCTACTTTCATCCACTTAACTGCcaccccttttttctttttctttttctttcttttttttttgcctgtcagATGCAGGTCAGGATCATGCATTTCTTTCAGGTGTCGTGTCTCCTTAGTTAACTTTTATCTGGAATTGTTTCTTAGCCTTCTGTTGTTTTTCAAgccattaatatttttgaaaattatgggTAGTAATTTCTTAGTGTTCCTCAATTTGAGATTCTGTGATGGTTCCTCATGGTAagagtaaaattatataaatatttttgccttGAATACTAGTAAGTGATCCTGTGTCTTTCTCTGGAGACACATCATATCCATTTGTTCCTTACAGGtgatgtaaatttttcttttttcaatttaatgGTTATTCATAAAGTTATGGAGTTGGATAATCATCACCACAGCCAGTTTTAGAACATCTTCATTATCTCAGAAAGTTCCCTTATGCCTATTTGCATTAAATCCTTTCTCAAAACCCCAGACCAAGATAATCGCTGATTGCCTCTGtgtctataaatttgcctttttacTGGATATTTCATAGAAATGAATCATTCAATGTGtagtcttttgcatctggcttgtTTCAGTTAATATACTGTTTTGGTAGTTTATTCCTGTTGTTGCAGCTGTTATCCATgctttatccatgttgtagcttgtTGTAtatgttgttctttcatttttttatttttaatttttttaacctctttattagAGTAcggttgctttacaatgatgtgttagcttctgttttataacaaagtgaatcagttatacatatacatgtgtccttacatctcttccctcttgcatctccctccctcccaccctccctatcccacccctctaggtggtcacaaagcactgaactgatctccctgtgctatgcggctgcttcccagtagttatctattttatgtttggtagtgtatatatgtccatgccactctctcactttgtcccagctttcccttctccctccccgtatcctctagtccattctctagtaggtctgcatctttattcccgttcttctgaccttttttgtttctttttttagattccatatatatgtgttagcatacggtatttgttttcgctttctgacttacttcactctgtatgacagtctctaagtccatccacctcactacaaataactcagtttcatttctttttatggctgagtaatattccattgtatatatgtgccacatcttgtttatccattcatctgttgatggacacttaggttgcttccatgtcctggctatcgtaaatagagctgcaatgaacattttggtacatgactctttttgaattatggttttctcagggtatatgcccagtagtgagattgcggggtcgtatggtagttctatttgtagttttttaaggaacctccatactgttctccatagtggctgtatcaatttacattcccaccagcagtgcaagagggtccccttttctccacaccctccccagcatttattgtttgcagatgttttgatgatggccattctgaccggtgtgagatgatatctcattgtcattttgatttgcatttctctaatgattaaagatgttgagcatcctttcatgtgtttgttggcaatctgtacatcttctttggagaaatgtctatttaattcttctgcccagttttggattgggttgtttgttttttgttattgagccatatatatgtgttagcatatggtatttgtttttctccttctgacttacttcactctgtatgacagactctaggtccatccacctcactacaaataactcaatttcgtttctttttatggctgagtaatattccattgtatatatgtgccacatcttctttatccattcatccaacgatggacccttaggttgcttccatctcctggctcttgtaaatagagctgcaatgaacattttggtacatgatgcttttttttttcttttaacatctttattggagtggaattgctttacaatggtgtgttagtttctgctttacaacaaagtgaattagttatacatatatagatgttcccctatctcttccctcttgcctctccctccctcccaccctccctatctcacccctctaggtggtcacaaaccacctagctgatctccctgtgccatgcagctgcttcccactagctatccaccctacgtttggtagtgtatatatgtccatgccactctctccatgactctttttgaattatgcttttgtcagggtatacgcccagtagtgggattgctgggttgtatggtagttctatttttagttttttaaggaacctccatactgttctccatagtggctgtatcaatttacattcccaccaacagtgcaagagtgttccctttactccacaccgtctccagcatttattgtttctagattttttgatcatggccattgtgaccggtgtgagatgatatctcattgtagttttgatgtgcatttctctttctgagggttgtcttttcatcttgttcatggtttcttgGCTGTGCaacagattttaagtttcattaggtcccatttgtttcattttgtttttatttccatttctctaggagctgggtcaaaaaggatcttgctgtgatttatgtcatagagtgttctgtctatgttatcctctaagagtttgatggtgtctggccttacatttaggtctttaatctattttgagtttatttttgtgtttggtgttagggagtgttctaatttcattcttttacatgtagctgtccagttttcacagcaccacttattgaagaggctgtcttttctccactgtatgttcttgcctcctttatcaaagataaggtgaccatatgtgattgggtttatctctgtactttctatcctgttccattgacctatatgtctttttttgtgccagtaccatactgtcttgattactgtagctttgtagtatagtctgaagtcagggagcctgcttcctccagctccgtttttctttctcaagattgctttggctatttggggtcttttgtttttccatacaaattgtggaattttttcttctagttctgtgaaaaatgccagtggtagtttcatagggattgcattgagtctgtagattgctttg
This DNA window, taken from Physeter macrocephalus isolate SW-GA chromosome 1, ASM283717v5, whole genome shotgun sequence, encodes the following:
- the LOC112067034 gene encoding proline-rich protein 23C-like encodes the protein MGSRPRRPSASPAGRWGPHPGGQGPAKRRRTEEPAGPESKSRAAPSLDNLTWPPTADMLIFVVVLPAGCALHVPLDDVDLLLEVEATSVRQVSLGDRILMLVPEALTGSGVEGPWGQGLRRAGFLSAPGEYMALEPGFLCAAVPEIACQEEVNEEDADADADFLPAGTDAAAVSVAGLRPSAGCMSGFDLLGLVSEPSPRAPNTGPERRSPHHDDNLDLHLPEPFPDSPLQPLPPSPSPGPHQRPQRPHSPPRKTRKCLFPESTASHNSWPTQRGPGESLLMLALCPLHTP